Proteins encoded by one window of Haematobia irritans isolate KBUSLIRL chromosome 2, ASM5000362v1, whole genome shotgun sequence:
- the LOC142225522 gene encoding uncharacterized protein LOC142225522 has translation MQIVNFLPQPCHAFERNVATAEIKLVIRMIMKNQSFNSMDKLSKFHCSIYLDSAIAKSVTCGRTKSKEVAQFLGKQGFLLMVNKMKRVHFSLIIDETTDISTEKCLVIVVRQFDEVEGVTKDSFFNLMQPTNASGEGICSAVLTTMAQNEIPLANFIGFSSYNASTMVGKKVVSQHY, from the exons ATGCAAATTGTCAATTTCTTGCCTCAGCCTTGTCATGCATTTGAAAGAAATGTTGCCACCGCAGAGATTAAGCTAGTAATTCGTATGATAATGAAGAATCAGTCATTCAATTCCATGGACAAGCTTTCAAAATTCCATTGTTCGATTTATCTGGACtcggctatagctaaatct gtTACATGTGGTCGAACAAAATCAAAAGAAGTAGCACAGTTTCTTGGAAAACAAGGGTTTCTCTTAATGGTGAATAAAATGAAGCGAGTACATTTTAGCCTTATTATTGATGAAACCACagatatttccacagaaaaatgcTTGGTAATTGTAGTAAGACAATTTGATGAGGTTGAAGGAGTGACAAAAGATTCATTTTTCAACTTAATGCAGCCAACAAATGCGTCTGGAGAAGGAATTTGCTCTGCAGTGCTTACTACAATGGCTCAAAATGAAATCCCACTTGCTAATTTTATTGGCTTTTCCTCTTATAATGCCTCTACAATGGTTGGAAAAAAAGTGGTGTCGCAacattattga